In the Nerophis ophidion isolate RoL-2023_Sa linkage group LG19, RoL_Noph_v1.0, whole genome shotgun sequence genome, one interval contains:
- the si:dkey-230p4.1 gene encoding trichohyalin isoform X1, translating to MDSELLIGWPLERVGLQQEVRRLQEELVESRAEKEELASRIRALTERLELPPSPPQHEDQQHMECRRQARHAREREARQALLLHRLQNKVLQYKDQCHNLDIHLKRLLAQQSSGDHCGPLESALLRLEEEQRRSAGLAETNTFLRQHLDQSEQVNQALREDICKHTSTWTAALEEAQLQASTWQRELERSQHVACVVCVRSHGSAAGSDLVCVEDHHGAQTRLSLCQDRHRQVMDLLELRAELSRLSLSILSSFESSSLNLLKLSPLPPPPSDLLPSILPPLLLPLASSTSTLGTFTVGELEAEPEDSMLEHSQAETSLESVTKAIIKLSRVLNISAPPRPGHATSSLLSVLSDTESALHWRHQEAQRAELTMRRLTEEKTLLQTRLKLLEDDNQHLHKNALNRDQEATSKRQRLESELHQKGEVELHSQEGVVHSKEAEFQKREAVLCQREVELHSKEGEMQSKEAELQTREAALRSKEGELQSKEAELQNREAKLRSEEEETQSKEAELQKTEEVERGREGEEKQRKEAELRKREKVLRQGEVELHSKVKETQYKEAELQKREELLLQREVKFRSEEEETQSTEAQLQKREAVERGSEEEEKQRKEAELRKREKVLHQGEAELCSKVKETQCKEAELQKREEVLLQREVEFRSEEEETERKEAELQKREVVERGSEEEEKQRKEAELRKREKVLRQGEVELRSKVMEAQSKEAELQKREAVLCQGEAALRSREEEVQSEKAELKKREKVLLRREVELSSEEEETQSKEAARESRDGVERRSKEVELQRKEAELKKREKVLRQGEVELHGKEEEMQQKEADLQRKVEVLRQGEVELHSKVKETQYKEAELQKREELLLQREVEFCCEEEETQSKEAELRSIYEVERGGKEEEKQRKEAELRRKEMVLRQGEMDLHSKVKDTQCKEAELQKREAVLRQGEEELCSKEEELQHKEAELQTKEEVLCQAQVKLGCREKEVETKEAELQKREEVLFQGQVELGCKEEEVENKEQALQKRVEVLCHEEMQLRNQKDKVESKEESELDSRKKEIQRKEAELQKREELLGQGELQLCGKKEEVRGMEAELQKREEDLCQGELELCRKKEEVQGTEAQLQKREALLGQGELELCQKKEEVQGKEAELQKRKEDLGQGELKLCQKKDEVQGKEAELQKREVVLCQGELELCQKKKEVQGKEAELQKRDDDLRQGELELCRKKEEVQSKETKLQELEEELHEKEEEVKGKEAGLQKLREALSQEEAELSRRERNMQTREEALQKGKDELQRTKVNLQGKEEQAKEGEQEAEKRINAELLEKEDIISDLKGALDSQLRARARAEEEAADVRDALLKRSSQHASVLEELKQAQKDLQLAADDIARMERVHKEQQMESSRLQEVQAALQRQEELQEEQAQELRSRSASLLEKLQELQTQLRQAQEERSHLSAHLHTLQEAKDALGGEVQCLREELHQAEMRASRMEEEEKKRTALKEESDLVQEGESKHETPMSAVREVEEHVQECQLEEEEVGMEQLELLLTKTQSLEKEVTQWKEKAKQISCMLEEREREVQQLKSMLTEMEGEKKEHVREYLSSEQQEEVTSNLEEKEVRMEQLELLLRKTQSLEKEVTQWKEKAKQISCMLEEREREVQQLKSTLIKMEDEEDRMREVQRRSDEERKQLEVQCENIQKEMEEKRKRLWELERRLEHEDLSDKEVHTAEEECVPREEESQQTLAREKQKVQDKLRRAEEEVKALREDLAREGRRRQEAQQELRGAQHMVEVMELNLKALEKEVNDKQQAMEGEYQKMTSLKQLLQESHDQGERLRGALEEERRTSHDRGVAAEGLKAKLRDLQENLGQVQQDRRREAGKRSRTDEEAEQVRTDEEEETEQERTYTVEQWTTDDEEETETEQERTYEEEQWKTEEEKTEQERTYTVEQGMTEEERTYEEEQWKTEEEEKTEQWKKEEEEKTEQGRTDEEERWNTEEERTYTVEQWTTDDEEEEMEQERTYEEEQRKTEQEEETQQRRTYVNEADVESCVEEVQEHEESPARSSMEDMRRRDMQKEAQVLVSSRRTEESKEDLQQSKRDPNHFLLSLDHSFRQVHSPEGAGAKGLIFQCCVAHLELKLERAQRTIQHLKDKNKKVKTERDMLRQVCQLHVSLALDNQQRAMLLRKSPCP from the exons ATGGACTCGGAGCTGCTGATTGGTTGGCCACTGGAGAGGGTGGGGCTCCAACAGGAAGTGCGGCGGCTGCAGGAGGAGCTGGTAGAGAGTCGGGCGGAGAAGGAGGAGCTGGCGTCCAGGATCCGGGCCCTCACTGAGCGT CTGGAGCTGCCCCCCTCCCCCCCGCAGCATGAGGATCAGCAGCACATGGAGTGCAGGAGGCAGGCGCGACACGCCCGGGAGAGAGAAGCACGCCAGGCTCTGCTCCTCCACCGCCTGCAGAACAAG GTGTTGCAGTACAAGGATCAATGTCACAACTTGGACATTCACCTCAAACGACTCCTAGCACAG CAAAGTTCCGGTGACCACTGTGGGCCCCTGGAGAGCGCCCTCCTCAGGCTGGAAGAGGAACAACGCAG GTCTGCTGGCCTGGCCGAGACCAACACCTTTCTCCGCCAACACCTGGACCAATCAGAGCAGGTCAACCAGGCCCTGAGAGAGGACATCTGCAAGCACACCTCCACCTGGACTGCAGCTCTGGAGGAGGCCCAGCTCCAAGCCTCCACTTGGCAGAGGGAactggag cGTAGTCAACATGTTGCGTGTGTAGTGTGTGTCAGGTCACATGGCTCGGCAGCAGGCTCAGACCTTGTGTGTGTGGAGGACCACCATGGCGCTCAGACAAGACTGTCGCTCTGTCAAGACCGCCACCGACAGGTCAT ggATCTGTTGGAGCTGAGGGCGGAGCTCTCCCGTCTGTCCCTGTCCATCCTCTCCAGCTTTGAGTCCTCCTCCTTGAACCTCCTCAAGCTCTCCCCCCTCCCTCCTCCGCCTTCGGACCTCCTGCCCTCAATCCTCCCCCCGCTCCTCCTCCCGCTCGCCTCCTCCACCTCCACCCTCGGAACCTTCACCGTGGGCGAGCTGGAGGCGGAGCCAGAGGACAG CATGCTAGAGCACAGCCAAGCAGAGACAAGCCTGGAAAGTGTGACTAAGGCCATCATCAAGCTG TCTCGGGTGTTGAACATCAGCGCCCCGCCACGCCCCGGGCACGCCACCTCCTCCCTGCTGTCCGTCCTATCCGACACTGAGAGCGCCCTCCACTGGAGGCACCAGGAGGCGCAG AGGGCGGAGCTTACTATGCGACGGCTGACCGAGGAGAAGACCTTGCTGCAGACACGACTGAAACTGCTGGAGGACGACAACCAGCATCTTCACAAAAATGCACTTAACAG AGATCAGGAGGCCACATCTAAGCGGCAAAGACTGGAGAGCGAGCTTCACCAGAAGGGAGAGGTGGAGCTTCATAGCCAGGAAGGAGTGGTTCACAGCAAGGAGGCGGAGTTTCAGAAGAGAGAGGCGGTCCTCTGTCAAAGAGAGGTGGAGCTTCACAGCAAGGAAGGTGAGATGCAAAGCAAGGAGGCGGAGCTACAAACGAGAGAGGCGGCACTTCGCAGCAAGGAAGGTGAGCTGCAAAGCAAGGAGGCGGAGCTACAAAACAGAGAGGCGAAGCTTCGCAGCGAGGAAGAGGAGACGCAAAGCAAGGAGGCGGAGCTACAGAAAACCGAGGAGGTGGAGCGTGGTCGTGAGGGAGAGGAGAAACAACGCAAGGAGGCGGAACTACGGAAGAGGGAGAAGGTCCTCCGTCAAGGAGAGGTGGAGCTTCACAGCAAGGTAAAGGAGACCCAATACAAGGAGGCGGAGCTACAGAAAAGAGAGGAGCTCCTCCTTCAAAGAGAGGTGAAGTTTCGCAGCGAGGAAGAGGAGACTCAAAGCACAGAGGCGCAGCTACAGAAAAGAGAGGCGGTGGAGCGTGGTAGCGAGGAAGAGGAGAAACAACGCAAGGAGGCGGAGCTACGGAAGAGGGAGAAGGTCCTCCATCAAGGAGAGGCGGAGCTTTGCAGCAAGGTAAAGGAGACACAATGCAAGGAGGCGGAGCTACAGAAAAGAGAGGAGGTCCTCCTTCAAAGAGAGGTGGAGTTTCGCAGCGAGGAGGAGGAGACTGAAAGAAAGGAGGCGGAGCTACAGAAGAGAGAGGTGGTGGAGCGTGGTAGCGAGGAAGAAGAGAAACAACGCAAGGAGGCGGAGCTCCGGAAGAGGGAGAAGGTCCTCCGTCAAGGAGAGGTGGAGCTCCGCAGCAAGGTAATGGAGGCACAAAGCAAGGAGGCGGAGCTACAGAAGAGAGAGGCGGTCCTCTGTCAAGGAGAGGCGGCGCTTCGCAGCAGGGAGGAAGAGGTTCAGAGCGAGAAGGCGGAGCTAAAGAAGAGGGAGAAGGTCCTCCTTCGAAGAGAGGTGGAGCTTAGCAGCGAGGAAGAAGAGACGCAAAGCAAGGAGGCGGCGCGAGAGAGCAGAGATGGGGTGGAGCGTCGTAGCAAGGAAGTGGAGCTACAACGCAAGGAGGCGGAGCTAAAGAAGAGGGAGAAGGTCCTCCGTCAAGGAGAGGTGGAGCTTCACGGAAAGGAAGAAGAGATGCAACAAAAGGAGGCGGATCTACAGAGGAAAGTGGAGGTCCTCCGTCAAGGAGAGGTGGAGCTTCACAGCAAGGTAAAGGAGACCCAATACAAGGAGGCGGAGCTACAGAAAAGAGAGGAGCTTCTCCTACAAAGAGAGGTGGAGTTTTGCTGTGAGGAAGAAGAGACGCAAAGCAAGGAGGCGGAGTTACGGAGCATATATGAGGTGGAGCGGGGTGGCAAGGAAGAGGAGAAACAACGCAAGGAGGCGGAGCTACGGAGGAAGGAGATGGTCCTCCGTCAAGGAGAGATGGATCTTCACAGCAAGGTAAAGGACACACAATGCAAGGAGGCGGAACTACAGAAGAGAGAGGCGGTGCTCCGTCAAGGAGAGGAGGAGCTTTGCAGCAAGGAAGAAGAGTTGCAACATAAGGAGGCGGAGCTACAGACGAAAGAGGAGGTCCTCTGTCAAGCACAGGTGAAGCTTGGCTGCAGAGAGAAAGAGGTTGAGACAAAAGAGGCGGAGCTACAGAAGCGCGAGGAGGTCCTTTTTCAGGGACAAGTGGAGCTTGGCTGCAAAGAGGAGGAGGTGGAGAACAAGGAGCAGGCATTACAGAAAAGGGTGGAGGTCCTTTGTCATGAAGAGATGCAGCTCCGCAATCAGAAGGATAAGGTGGAGAGCAAGGAGGAATCGGAGCTTGACAGCAGGAAGAAAGAAATCCAGAGAAAAGAGGCGGAGCTCCAGAAGAGAGAGGAGCTTCTCGGTCAAGGAGAGTTACAACTGTGCGGGAAGAAGGAAGAAGTCCGGGGAATGGAGGCGGAGCTACAGAAGAGAGAGGAGGACCTCTGTCAAGGAGAGTTAGAACTTTGCCGGAAGAAGGAAGAAGTCCAGGGAACGGAGGCGCAGCTACAGAAGAGAGAGGCGCTTCTTGGTCAAGGAGAGTTAGAACTTTGCCAGAAGAAGGAAGAGGTCCAGGGAAAGGAGGCGGAGCTACAGAAGAGAAAGGAGGACCTCGGTCAAGGAGAGTTAAAACTTTGCCAGAAGAAGGACGAGGTCCAGGGAAAGGAGGCGGAGCTACAGAAGAGAGAGGTGGTCCTCTGTCAAGGAGAGTTAGAACTTTGCCAGAAGAAGAAAGAAGTCCAGGGAAAGGAGGCGGAGCTACAGAAGAGAGATGATGACCTCCGTCAAGGAGAGTTAGAACTTTGCAGGAAGAAGGAAGAGGTCCAGAGCAAGGAAACAAAGTTGCAGGAGTTGGAGGAAGAGCTACATGAAAAAGAGGAGGAGGTGAAAGGGAAGGAAGCAGGGCTACAAAAGTTGAGGGAAGCGCTTTCTCAAGAAGAGGCGGAGCTTAGCCGCAGGGAAAGGAATATGCAAACCAGGGAGGAGGCGCTACAAAAAGGGAAGGATGAGCTTCAAAGAACAAAGGTGAACCTGCAGGGCAAGGAGGAGCAAGCGAAGGAAGGAGAGCAGGAGGCAGAGAAGAG GATTAATGCTGAGCTGCTGGAGAAAGAAGACATCATCAGCGACTTGAAG GGGGCGCTGGACAGCCAACTGCGGGCCAGGGCAAGGGCAGAAGAGGAAGCAGCCGACGTCAGAGACGCTCTGCTGAAG CGCTCCTCTCAGCATGCCTCGGTGTTGGAGGAGCTGAAGCAAGCACAGAAGGACCTCCAGCTGGCGGCGGATGACATCGCCAGGATGGAGCGTGTGCACAAGGAGCAGCAGATGGAGAGCAGCAGGCTCCAGGAGGTGCAGGCTGCTTTGCAAAGGCAAGAAGAGCTGCAGGAGGAGCAGGCGCAGGAGCTCAG GTCTCGCTCAGCATCCCTGCTGGAGAAGCTTCAGGAGCTCCAAACGCAGCTGCGCCAGGCCCAGGAGGAGCGCTCTCACCTGAGCGCGCACCTGCACACGCTGCAGGAGGCCAAAGACGCACTGGGCG GCGAGGTGCAATGTCTGAGGGAGGAGCTGCACCAGGCGGAGATGAGGGCCAGCaggatggaggaggaggagaagaagaggacgGCATTAAAGGAGGAGTCTGACTTGGTACAGGAGGGAGAAAGCAAACATGAGACGCCGATGAGTGCTGTCAGAGAGGTGGAGGAACATGTGCAAGAATGCcagctggaggaggaggaggtcgGAATGGAGCAGCTGGAACTCCTGCTGACAAAAACACAATCCCTGGAGAAGGAAGTGACCCAATGGAAGGAAAAGGCCAAGCAGATCTCCTGCATGCTGGAGGAGCGGGAAAGGGAGGTGCAGCAGCTGAAGAGCATGTTGACGGAGATGGAGGGGGAGAAGAAAGAACATGTGCGAGAATACCTGAGCTCGGAACAGCAAGAGGAGGTAACGAGCAATCTGGAAGAAAAGGAGGTCAGAATGGAGCAGCTGGAACTCCTGCTGAGAAAAACACAATCCCTGGAGAAAGAAGTGACCCAATGGAAGGAAAAGGCCAAGCAGATCTCCTGCATGCTGGAGGAGCGGGAAAGGGAGGTGCAGCAGCTGAAGAGCACCTTGATAAagatggaggatgaggaggacaGGATGAGAGAAGTGCAGAGGAGAAGTGACGAAGAGCGGAAGCAGCTGGAAGTCCAGTGTGAGAACATCCAAAAAGAGATGGAGGAGAAGAGGAAAAGACTGTGGGAGTTGGAGAGGAGGCTGGAGCATGAAGACTTGTCAGACAAGGAGGTCCATACAGCCGAGGAGGAATGTGTTCCAAGAGAGGAGGAGTCACAGCAGACTTTGGCGAGGGAgaaacagaaagtacaagatAAGCTGCGGAGGGCCGAGGAGGAGGTGAAGGCTCTTAGAGAGGATTTGGCAAGGGAAGGAAGAAGGAGACAGGAGGCGCAGCAGGAGCTGAGAGGAGCACAGCATATGGTGGAGGTGATGGAGCTCAATCTGAAAGCCCTGGAAAAGGAG GTGAATGACAAGCAGCAGGCCATGGAGGGCGAGTACCAGAAGATGACCAGCCTGAAGCAACTCTTGCAA GAGAGCCACGACCAGGGGGAGCGTCTGAGGGGCGCCCTGGAGGAGGAAAGGAGGACCAGCCACGATAGAGGAGTGGCAGCTGAAGGGCTGAAGGCCAAGCTGAGGGACCTGCAGGAGAACCTGGGACAGGTGCAGCAGGACAGGAGGAGAGAGGCGGGAAAACGATCGAGGACAGATGAGGAGGCCGAGCAGGTGAGGACCGATGAAGAGGAGGAGACTGAGCAGGAAAGGACCTACACGGTGGAGCAATGGACGACAGACGATGAAGAGGAGACGGAGACGGAGCAGGAGAGGACATATGAGGAGGAGCAATGGAAGACCGAGGAGGAGAAGACTGAGCAGGAAAGGACCTATACGGTGGAGCAAGGGATGACAGAGGAGGAGAGGACATATGAGGAGGAGCAATGGAAGacagaggaggaggagaagactgAGCAATGgaagaaagaggaggaggagaagaccgAGCAGGGGAGGACCGATGAGGAGGAAAGGTGGAATACCGAGGAGGAAAGGACCTATACGGTGGAGCAATGGACGACAGACGATGAAGAGGAGGAGATGGAGCAGGAGAGGACATATGAAGAGGAGCAAAGGAAGACAGAGCAGGAGGAGGAGACGCAGCAGAGGAGGACATATGTGAATGAGGCCGATGTTGAGAGCTGTGTGGAGGAGGTGCAGGAACATGAAGAGTCCCCAGCCAGAAGCAGCATGGAGGACATGAGGAGGCGAGACATGCAAAAGGAGGCCCAG GTGCTGGTGTCCAGCAGGAGGACAGAGGAGAGCAAGGAGGACCTGCAACAAAGCAAGAGGGATCCCAACCACTTCCTGCTGTCTTTAGACCACTCCTTCCGCCAGGTGCACAGCCCTGAAGGGGCCGGGGCTAAGGGCTTGATATTTCAGTGTTGTGTGGCCCACCTGGAGCTGAAACTGGAGCGAGCCCAGAGGACAATCCAGCACCTGaaggacaagaacaagaaagtgaaGACTGAGAGGGATATGCTGagacag